In Treponema sp. OMZ 798, the following proteins share a genomic window:
- a CDS encoding BrnT family toxin — protein sequence MTESSGRFEWDNEKNSINIKKHGIDFAEILSVFDDPYFYEIYDINHSAEEDRFVGIGIVNGLLVVVVSYTERSKIRLISARRATRLEKEVYYEKRKNIDS from the coding sequence ATGACAGAATCTTCAGGCCGATTTGAATGGGATAACGAGAAAAACAGTATAAATATAAAAAAACATGGAATTGATTTTGCAGAAATTTTATCTGTTTTTGATGATCCATATTTTTATGAAATATATGATATAAATCATTCGGCCGAAGAAGATCGCTTTGTAGGAATCGGTATAGTTAACGGTCTTCTTGTCGTTGTTGTATCTTATACAGAACGCAGCAAGATAAGACTTATTTCAGCTCGTAGAGCTACAAGATTAGAAAAAGAGGTGTATTATGAAAAAAGAAAAAATATTGACAGCTGA
- a CDS encoding insulinase family protein has translation MSNLIHGFEIISKNPLPEFNALGVYARHKKTGLELYHVLNDEDENLFSYNFMTSSPNSTGVAHIIEHTVLCGSKNYPLKDPFMVLAKQSVNTFLNAMTYPDKTVYPASSVVEADYFNLMSVYGDAVFFPNLDEWAFKQEGHRFELDENGKMSVQGVVLNEMRANYSDFDGVMYDWAASSICQGSIYAEDSGGSPLEIPDLTYEEYKAFHKKYYHPVNCRIFLMGNIPTEKQMKFLEEKFLCKFEAAEKPPFVPPIEAYTEPRFFSVPAPSSEEGALKDAVMLNWLLPETSDTEKLMQAYLIGEVLIGHSGACLNKVLLESGMGEDLYPYNGIGKSLRNITLTIGMKGIEKGKHEDFKKLIFEALEELVKKGIDPKEIETAVHAIDFSNREIRRNYGPFGINLMERAMAGWAYGVSPEKTLQYTPVFEKVKKDLASDKRYIEKLIEKYLIKNKHHALVRVYPDADFCKRLDESLEKRAENFNAGLTDEDRRAMLKEQEKMNEFKQKNDSPEMLALIPHLSKKDLPPLPPPSPEELTLIGKVPLVMHEQPTNGIGYFQLAFPVDTLSQEDYKYLPLLSSCITGMGTDSLSWSEVSSTLANLMGGFSASAAVFTANKNLSLRKNTDTLRLSDIAGRDWLFLSGKILGELIPEAVSFVLRFLNEISFDDTKRLNDLVTQRKNDFESLLALDGNSLALLRANAPLSEKNARREMLSGLTQLNFLRNLYAKVKGDNSENAVSKKGNSELNKLSKKLSSIYKSIMSSGLIIELTGTKENLASLKTALEKNLKDFKAPDEADKIVFENPFKFKRTEKTRLELIPASLQVGFAVSVFKSAQFGSKEQASESILCKWLSSGPMWEKIRSIGGAYGAFTVPMSLEELLAFVSYRDPNPINSLLEFLNSIDQTLSEDFSEETIEKLITGRYSREIVPLTPAAKGAAAFRDLLSGISYSEKKEMVEKMLETTADDLRSCAKKLSAQRDSLSSVVLASDTALSQKEAVKEFYPSPILSEKV, from the coding sequence ATGAGCAATCTTATTCACGGCTTTGAAATTATAAGCAAAAATCCCTTACCCGAATTTAATGCTTTAGGCGTTTATGCAAGGCATAAAAAGACGGGCTTAGAACTTTATCATGTTTTAAACGATGAGGATGAAAATCTTTTTTCATATAATTTTATGACGAGCTCTCCCAATTCGACGGGAGTTGCCCACATTATCGAACACACGGTTTTATGCGGTTCTAAAAACTATCCTCTTAAAGACCCCTTTATGGTTTTGGCAAAGCAGAGTGTAAATACCTTTTTAAATGCCATGACCTATCCCGATAAGACTGTCTATCCTGCAAGCTCCGTGGTTGAAGCCGATTATTTTAACCTTATGTCGGTTTACGGGGATGCCGTCTTTTTTCCCAATCTTGACGAATGGGCCTTTAAGCAGGAAGGGCACCGCTTCGAGCTCGACGAAAACGGAAAGATGAGCGTGCAGGGAGTTGTCTTAAACGAGATGAGGGCAAATTATTCCGACTTTGACGGAGTGATGTATGACTGGGCTGCTTCTTCCATTTGTCAGGGCAGCATCTATGCCGAAGATTCGGGCGGTTCTCCCTTGGAGATTCCCGATTTGACATATGAAGAATACAAGGCCTTTCACAAAAAATACTATCATCCCGTAAACTGCCGAATTTTTTTGATGGGAAATATTCCGACCGAAAAGCAGATGAAATTTTTGGAAGAAAAATTCCTTTGCAAATTTGAAGCCGCCGAAAAGCCTCCCTTTGTTCCGCCGATTGAAGCCTATACTGAACCCCGCTTCTTTTCGGTGCCGGCTCCGTCCAGTGAAGAAGGGGCTCTCAAGGATGCAGTCATGCTTAACTGGCTTCTTCCCGAAACTTCCGATACCGAAAAACTTATGCAGGCCTATCTTATAGGAGAAGTTTTAATCGGGCACAGCGGGGCCTGCTTAAATAAGGTTCTCCTTGAGTCCGGAATGGGGGAAGACCTTTACCCGTATAACGGAATCGGAAAGAGTCTTAGGAACATAACCCTCACAATCGGAATGAAGGGGATTGAAAAGGGAAAGCATGAAGATTTTAAAAAGCTTATCTTTGAAGCCCTTGAAGAGCTTGTCAAGAAAGGTATCGATCCTAAAGAAATTGAAACGGCTGTCCACGCAATAGATTTTAGCAACAGGGAAATAAGAAGAAACTACGGCCCCTTCGGTATCAACCTTATGGAGCGGGCTATGGCCGGCTGGGCCTACGGTGTAAGTCCCGAAAAAACTCTCCAATACACGCCTGTATTCGAGAAGGTAAAAAAAGATCTTGCCTCCGATAAGCGGTATATCGAAAAGCTGATTGAAAAGTATTTGATAAAGAATAAGCATCATGCCCTTGTAAGAGTTTACCCTGATGCCGATTTTTGTAAACGCTTGGACGAAAGTCTCGAAAAAAGAGCCGAAAATTTTAATGCAGGTTTGACGGATGAGGATCGAAGGGCAATGCTTAAAGAGCAGGAGAAGATGAATGAGTTTAAGCAAAAAAACGACTCTCCCGAAATGCTTGCCCTTATTCCTCACTTGTCAAAAAAAGATCTGCCTCCTCTTCCGCCTCCAAGCCCTGAAGAACTTACCCTTATCGGAAAGGTTCCACTTGTTATGCACGAACAGCCTACAAATGGAATAGGTTATTTTCAGTTAGCCTTTCCTGTGGATACATTAAGTCAAGAAGATTATAAATACCTGCCCCTTCTTTCAAGCTGTATCACGGGGATGGGAACTGACAGCCTTTCATGGAGCGAGGTTTCTTCTACGCTTGCAAATTTAATGGGAGGCTTTTCGGCAAGTGCCGCCGTTTTTACCGCAAACAAAAATCTTTCTTTGCGTAAAAATACGGATACGTTAAGGCTCTCCGATATAGCCGGAAGGGATTGGCTTTTTCTTTCGGGGAAGATTCTCGGCGAATTGATTCCCGAGGCTGTCTCCTTTGTTTTGCGCTTTTTAAACGAAATTTCTTTTGACGACACAAAACGCTTAAACGATTTGGTCACCCAGCGCAAAAATGATTTTGAAAGCCTCCTTGCCCTTGACGGAAACAGCCTCGCCCTTCTTAGGGCTAATGCTCCTCTATCCGAAAAAAATGCACGGAGGGAGATGCTTTCAGGATTAACCCAGCTTAACTTTTTAAGAAATCTATATGCAAAAGTAAAGGGAGATAATTCCGAAAATGCTGTATCCAAAAAGGGGAATTCCGAACTGAATAAACTGTCAAAAAAACTGTCTTCAATATATAAATCGATTATGAGCTCGGGTTTGATTATCGAGCTTACGGGCACAAAAGAAAATCTTGCCTCTTTAAAAACCGCCCTTGAAAAAAACTTAAAAGATTTTAAGGCTCCGGATGAGGCGGATAAGATTGTCTTTGAAAATCCTTTTAAATTTAAGCGGACCGAAAAAACGAGGCTTGAGCTTATTCCGGCTTCCCTCCAAGTAGGCTTTGCTGTTTCGGTTTTTAAATCGGCTCAGTTCGGCTCAAAGGAGCAAGCTTCAGAGTCTATCTTGTGTAAGTGGCTTTCAAGCGGCCCGATGTGGGAAAAGATAAGAAGCATAGGAGGGGCCTACGGAGCTTTTACCGTTCCTATGTCCTTGGAAGAGCTTTTAGCCTTTGTCTCCTATAGGGATCCTAACCCGATAAACTCCCTTTTGGAATTCTTAAACTCTATCGACCAAACATTGAGCGAAGACTTTTCGGAAGAGACAATCGAAAAGCTCATTACGGGAAGATACAGCAGGGAGATAGTTCCGCTTACGCCTGCGGCAAAAGGAGCTGCAGCCTTTAGAGATCTTCTTTCAGGGATTTCTTATTCCGAAAAAAAAGAAATGGTTGAAAAGATGCTTGAGACTACGGCTGATGACTTGAGGTCTTGTGCAAAAAAACTATCGGCTCAAAGGGATTCGCTTTCTTCGGTAGTTTTGGCTTCGGATACGGCTCTTTCTCAAAAAGAGGCTGTCAAAGAATTTTATCCTTCTCCCATTCTTTCAGAGAAGGTTTAA
- the ruvC gene encoding crossover junction endodeoxyribonuclease RuvC, giving the protein MGILKAASNKKILKPCVIGIDPGLANTGYGIISFSNNRFECIEYGAICTDSHLLQGERLLKIFDKVSDLIAKYRPKEAGIETLYFAKNATSAMSVSEARGVVLLALAQGGVRVGEYAPNSIKKAVTGIAQAEKKQVQEAVKLILGLKEIPKPDHAADALAAAITKINLGDVGEVQAYV; this is encoded by the coding sequence ATGGGTATTTTAAAAGCAGCTTCAAATAAAAAAATTCTCAAACCCTGCGTGATAGGGATTGATCCTGGATTGGCAAATACGGGTTATGGAATTATAAGCTTTTCGAATAACCGCTTTGAGTGTATAGAATACGGCGCGATATGTACAGACTCTCATCTGCTCCAAGGGGAGAGGCTCTTAAAAATCTTCGATAAGGTTTCCGATCTCATTGCAAAATACAGGCCGAAGGAGGCCGGTATTGAAACCCTATATTTTGCCAAAAATGCGACGAGCGCTATGTCCGTTTCGGAGGCCCGCGGCGTGGTTCTTTTGGCTTTGGCCCAAGGGGGAGTGAGGGTAGGGGAGTACGCTCCGAATTCCATAAAGAAGGCTGTAACGGGAATTGCTCAAGCCGAAAAAAAGCAGGTGCAGGAAGCCGTAAAATTGATTTTAGGTTTAAAGGAAATTCCTAAGCCCGACCATGCAGCCGATGCCTTGGCCGCAGCCATTACAAAAATAAATTTGGGAGATGTAGGGGAGGTACAAGCCTATGTTTAA
- the ruvA gene encoding Holliday junction branch migration protein RuvA: MFNSISGLLSGKTTDSVYVENSGIEWEIFVSALALDAFGPVGREVKVYTWLYHREDQMRLFGFPNQAERSLFLDLTKVEGVGPRQALKIMSGLNASSLEKALEEGDLDTLQKTPGVGKKTAQKMILALKGKLTNLNETSSKGPILISSEYEDIVRALTDMGFERKSVIAQVEKIAEEMKTAGSDPLKNEEELFRRSIVALS, translated from the coding sequence ATGTTTAACAGCATTTCGGGACTTTTAAGCGGTAAGACTACCGATTCGGTCTATGTTGAAAATTCGGGCATTGAATGGGAAATCTTTGTTTCGGCCCTGGCCCTCGATGCTTTCGGCCCTGTGGGAAGGGAAGTAAAGGTTTATACATGGCTTTATCACAGGGAAGATCAGATGAGGCTTTTCGGTTTTCCCAACCAGGCCGAGCGCTCTCTATTTTTAGATCTTACAAAGGTTGAGGGGGTAGGACCGCGTCAAGCCTTAAAAATAATGTCGGGCTTAAATGCTTCTTCTCTTGAAAAAGCCTTGGAAGAAGGAGACCTTGACACCCTTCAAAAGACCCCCGGCGTAGGTAAAAAGACGGCTCAAAAAATGATTCTTGCCTTAAAAGGAAAACTCACCAATTTAAACGAGACTTCCTCAAAGGGGCCGATTTTAATTTCTTCCGAATACGAAGACATTGTAAGGGCCTTAACCGATATGGGCTTTGAAAGAAAATCCGTCATTGCCCAAGTCGAAAAAATCGCCGAAGAAATGAAGACCGCAGGTTCCGATCCCCTTAAAAACGAAGAAGAGCTTTTTAGGCGTTCAATCGTTGCTTTAAGCTGA
- a CDS encoding Rpn family recombination-promoting nuclease/putative transposase gives MFCKTMQNPKLCKKLIEMILFDTIGKIAYTSVQHSINTYEQAKSIRFDVLVQTENGKFYDVEMQISNERNIPKRMRFYQAALDISFLDKGNSYNALNDSFIIFICLFDVIGKNRPVYTFENLCIEDKNTPLHDGTQKVIINAEAFEKTEDKELKEFLEYLKTGKVNSEFTREIEKMIQTVKQNEQARQEYRLLSTFEMDIKDNAKRETAKILKQLGDSIQKIMQVTGLSEAEIEKL, from the coding sequence ATGTTTTGTAAAACTATGCAAAATCCGAAGCTATGTAAAAAACTTATTGAAATGATATTATTTGATACGATAGGCAAAATTGCATATACCTCTGTACAGCATAGTATTAACACCTATGAACAGGCAAAATCCATAAGGTTTGATGTTTTGGTGCAGACAGAAAACGGTAAATTTTATGATGTGGAAATGCAGATAAGCAACGAAAGGAATATCCCTAAAAGAATGAGATTTTACCAAGCGGCTCTTGATATTTCTTTTTTGGATAAGGGTAATTCCTATAATGCTTTAAACGACAGCTTTATAATTTTTATCTGTTTATTTGATGTTATAGGCAAAAACAGGCCTGTTTATACCTTTGAAAATCTTTGTATAGAAGACAAAAATACACCTTTACATGACGGCACACAAAAGGTTATAATAAATGCAGAGGCTTTTGAAAAAACTGAGGACAAAGAATTAAAGGAATTTTTAGAATATCTTAAAACAGGTAAGGTAAATAGTGAATTTACAAGGGAGATAGAAAAAATGATACAAACAGTAAAACAAAACGAACAGGCAAGACAAGAATACAGATTATTATCTACTTTTGAAATGGATATTAAAGACAATGCAAAGAGAGAAACAGCTAAAATTTTAAAACAGTTAGGGGATTCGATACAAAAAATTATGCAGGTTACGGGGCTTTCCGAAGCAGAAATTGAAAAACTATAA
- a CDS encoding DUF4097 family beta strand repeat-containing protein has product MKKIGKTILIILLGLMLVGIGYSLGGRFFYRSKRRIHGRNFIDKAYNKIMSAAERIEDMENDLEDMEDDIKSWRDDMDEYFGDEYKKAETISLEGIKNFFLKAEVGEVKIEISDRADEASYKIERINPKYFDVEKKGDTISFEDNTPSKFFKNLGLNFKNNSPKIYISLPRNIVFNNFEIKSGVGGFYIRDINVEKFNLAAGVGKVNIYDVKVLKDVNIRAGVGAVNLKDSKVNNMDIKSGVGSFSFSGTALGKTSIKGGIGSVDIKIDGAEKDYDFDVSAGLGEVRINGKKSKTFLADRQKETGAENTITVKGGIGSVSIRFKD; this is encoded by the coding sequence ATGAAAAAAATAGGAAAGACAATTTTAATTATTCTTTTGGGACTTATGCTTGTCGGCATAGGTTATAGTTTAGGCGGAAGATTTTTTTATAGATCTAAGCGTAGAATTCATGGACGGAATTTTATTGACAAAGCATATAATAAAATTATGTCGGCGGCCGAGCGTATCGAAGATATGGAAAACGACCTAGAAGATATGGAAGACGATATAAAATCTTGGAGGGATGATATGGACGAGTATTTTGGAGATGAGTACAAAAAGGCTGAAACAATCAGTTTGGAAGGAATTAAGAATTTTTTTCTTAAGGCAGAAGTCGGAGAGGTAAAAATAGAAATAAGCGATCGTGCGGATGAAGCCTCATATAAAATTGAGCGCATTAACCCCAAGTATTTCGATGTAGAAAAAAAAGGAGACACAATCAGTTTTGAAGACAACACTCCTTCAAAGTTTTTTAAGAATCTTGGTCTTAATTTTAAAAACAATTCTCCTAAAATATATATCAGTCTGCCTCGGAATATTGTATTTAATAATTTTGAAATAAAAAGCGGAGTCGGAGGATTCTATATCCGTGATATAAATGTAGAAAAATTTAACCTTGCAGCAGGAGTCGGGAAAGTAAATATTTATGATGTAAAGGTTTTAAAAGATGTCAATATCAGAGCCGGAGTCGGAGCAGTAAACCTTAAGGATTCAAAAGTAAACAATATGGATATAAAATCCGGTGTCGGCTCATTTAGCTTTTCAGGTACGGCCCTGGGTAAGACCTCAATCAAGGGAGGAATAGGTTCAGTAGATATTAAAATAGATGGAGCCGAAAAGGATTATGATTTTGATGTAAGCGCAGGTTTAGGAGAGGTAAGAATAAACGGTAAAAAATCAAAAACCTTTTTAGCCGACAGACAAAAGGAAACAGGCGCCGAAAATACAATCACCGTTAAAGGCGGAATAGGCTCGGTAAGTATAAGGTTTAAGGATTAA
- a CDS encoding DUF1700 domain-containing protein, whose protein sequence is MTRREFIEELEDRLRHLPYKDRKEAVKFYEEYFDEAGIENEQSVINELRSPAHIASKILSDYAVKEAEGAKKSARGGFRALWFTILGIFAAPIAIPLAVGLTIVIVLLCVGLCVASIALVFGGGILAVFAFGMLFVDFGTGILLIGAILIAIGFTRLLYLFVTAIIRKISQLVKKI, encoded by the coding sequence ATGACAAGACGGGAATTTATAGAAGAACTTGAAGACAGGCTCAGACACCTGCCCTACAAGGACAGGAAAGAAGCCGTCAAATTCTATGAAGAATATTTTGATGAGGCCGGAATCGAAAATGAGCAAAGCGTAATCAACGAGCTTAGAAGCCCGGCCCACATTGCTTCAAAAATTCTTTCGGACTATGCCGTAAAAGAAGCCGAAGGAGCAAAAAAATCTGCACGAGGCGGCTTTAGAGCCCTTTGGTTTACAATCCTCGGAATCTTTGCAGCTCCCATCGCCATACCTCTGGCCGTCGGGCTAACAATAGTAATAGTCCTATTATGCGTAGGGCTTTGCGTTGCCTCTATTGCCCTTGTTTTCGGCGGCGGTATATTGGCAGTATTCGCTTTCGGTATGCTTTTTGTAGACTTCGGTACAGGCATTCTTTTAATAGGAGCTATTTTAATAGCCATAGGTTTTACCAGACTTTTATACCTTTTTGTTACTGCGATTATAAGAAAAATATCGCAGCTGGTAAAAAAAATTTAA